From Sphingopyxis sp. USTB-05, the proteins below share one genomic window:
- a CDS encoding LysR family transcriptional regulator, which translates to MDWDKLQYFLFVARHGTLARAGAALHVDATTVSRQVSALEAALQQTLFERAPTGFVLTAAGRALVPHAEAMAAAAARIHMAPDGGSTLSGQLRVSVSEGFGNSFIAPRLGGFVAAHPELEIDLVASSGFLNPSRREADMAVLLARPRKGPLITRKLSDYSLGLYAPADRRDWQEAVVAAPLSRAGIPVIGYMPDILYAPELDYLGEIEPGLRANVRSSSILAQRRMIAGGAGVGVLPCFLAAGDPALVRVRPEQTVARAFWLALHRDVAPQPRIRAFIDWLDAEVRESRGLLVPT; encoded by the coding sequence ATGGACTGGGACAAGCTGCAATATTTCCTGTTCGTCGCGCGCCACGGCACGCTCGCGCGGGCCGGCGCGGCGCTGCATGTCGATGCGACGACGGTCAGCCGTCAGGTCAGCGCGCTCGAAGCGGCGCTTCAACAGACTTTGTTCGAACGCGCGCCGACGGGTTTCGTCCTGACCGCGGCGGGCCGGGCGCTCGTTCCGCACGCCGAAGCGATGGCGGCAGCGGCGGCGCGCATCCATATGGCGCCGGACGGCGGGTCGACGCTGTCGGGGCAATTGCGCGTGAGCGTGTCCGAAGGCTTCGGCAACAGCTTCATCGCACCGCGCCTCGGGGGCTTCGTCGCCGCGCATCCCGAGCTTGAGATCGACCTTGTCGCCTCGTCGGGCTTCCTCAATCCATCGCGGCGCGAGGCCGATATGGCGGTGCTGCTCGCACGGCCGCGCAAGGGTCCGCTGATCACGCGCAAGCTGTCGGACTATAGCCTGGGCCTTTATGCCCCCGCCGACCGGCGCGACTGGCAGGAGGCGGTGGTCGCCGCGCCGCTCTCACGCGCGGGCATTCCTGTCATCGGATATATGCCGGACATACTTTACGCGCCCGAACTCGATTATCTGGGCGAGATCGAACCGGGGCTGCGCGCCAATGTACGCTCGTCGTCCATCCTCGCACAGCGGCGGATGATCGCGGGCGGCGCAGGTGTCGGGGTGCTGCCCTGTTTCCTTGCCGCGGGCGATCCCGCATTGGTGCGCGTTCGGCCCGAGCAGACGGTCGCGCGCGCCTTCTGGCTCGCGCTCCACCGTGACGTTGCGCCGCAGCCGCGCATCCGGGCATTTATCGACTGGCTCGATGCCGAGGTGCGCGAGAGCCGGGGGTTGCTGGTGCCAACCTAG
- a CDS encoding 3-hydroxyacyl-CoA dehydrogenase NAD-binding domain-containing protein: protein MSEETPVSVTLEKDGNVAVIIVNNPPVNALSWHVRQGLEDHFGAALADDSVEAIVLRCAGGTFIAGADISEFGKPPRGPDFNAVLNSIEAASKPVVAAIHGTALGGGLETALVCHYRVAVPSAKLGVPEVKLGLLPGAGGTQRLPRVVGVEAAATMTSTGDPLPAAKAKELGLVDELAGEDSLAADAIAFARAKIADGPRPTRERPVFGDVAVIEQLKTANAKRWRGFEAPYANLACVEAATRLPFEEGLAFEREQFMKLMFGSQSAAQRHIFFAERQAAKIDGLPKDTQLRDIKKVGVIGAGTMGGGISMNFLQKGIPVTIVEMAQDALDRGVGVIRKNYDASAAKGRFKPEQVDQMMGLLTPSLSLDDLADCDLIIEAVYENMDVKKDIFGKLDKIAKPGAILASNTSYLDVDEIATATSRPGDVLGMHFFSPANVMKLLEVVRGEKTAPDALATAMAIGKKIGKVAVVAGVCDGFIGNRMLKPRQFEAMKLLLEGATPAQVDKVHVEFGMPMGPFQMSDLAGVDIGWHRDPNRIESIRDALAAEGRWGQKKQAGFYDYDDKRNPSESPRVAEIIEEFRKKAGVEKREITDQEIIERTLYPMVNEGALILAEGKAQRASDIDVVWIYGYGWPVYRGGPMFWAGLEGTDKIVAALEKHGFTIAPLLKEKADAKSGF from the coding sequence ATGTCCGAAGAAACCCCCGTCAGCGTCACGCTGGAAAAGGACGGCAATGTCGCCGTCATCATCGTCAACAATCCGCCCGTCAACGCGCTGAGCTGGCACGTCCGCCAGGGCCTCGAAGATCATTTCGGCGCGGCGCTGGCCGATGACAGCGTCGAGGCGATCGTGCTGCGCTGCGCCGGCGGCACCTTCATCGCGGGCGCCGACATCAGCGAATTCGGCAAGCCGCCGCGCGGCCCCGATTTCAACGCCGTGCTCAACAGCATCGAAGCCGCATCGAAGCCGGTGGTCGCCGCGATTCACGGCACCGCACTGGGCGGCGGGCTGGAGACGGCTCTTGTCTGCCATTACCGCGTCGCGGTGCCCTCGGCGAAGCTCGGCGTCCCCGAAGTGAAGCTCGGCCTGTTGCCCGGTGCAGGCGGCACGCAGCGCCTGCCGCGCGTCGTCGGGGTCGAAGCCGCCGCGACGATGACCTCGACCGGCGATCCGCTGCCCGCCGCGAAGGCGAAGGAACTCGGCCTGGTCGACGAGTTGGCGGGCGAAGACAGCCTTGCCGCCGACGCCATCGCCTTTGCGCGCGCGAAGATCGCCGACGGTCCGCGTCCGACGCGCGAACGCCCGGTGTTCGGCGATGTCGCGGTGATCGAACAGCTCAAGACGGCTAACGCCAAGCGCTGGCGCGGGTTCGAGGCGCCTTACGCCAACCTCGCCTGCGTCGAAGCCGCGACGCGCCTGCCCTTCGAAGAAGGGCTGGCGTTCGAGCGCGAGCAGTTCATGAAGCTGATGTTCGGCAGCCAGTCGGCCGCCCAACGCCACATCTTCTTCGCCGAACGTCAGGCCGCAAAGATCGACGGCCTGCCCAAGGACACGCAGCTGCGCGACATCAAGAAAGTCGGCGTGATCGGCGCCGGCACGATGGGCGGCGGTATTTCGATGAACTTCCTGCAGAAGGGCATCCCCGTCACGATCGTCGAGATGGCACAGGACGCACTCGACCGCGGCGTCGGCGTGATCCGCAAGAATTACGACGCCTCGGCCGCGAAGGGCCGCTTCAAGCCTGAGCAGGTCGACCAGATGATGGGCCTGCTGACGCCAAGCCTCAGCCTTGACGATCTGGCCGATTGCGACCTGATCATCGAGGCGGTCTATGAGAATATGGACGTCAAGAAGGACATCTTCGGCAAGCTCGACAAGATCGCCAAGCCCGGCGCCATCCTTGCGTCGAACACCAGCTATCTCGATGTCGATGAAATCGCGACCGCGACGAGCCGCCCCGGCGACGTGCTCGGCATGCACTTCTTCTCGCCCGCCAATGTGATGAAACTGCTCGAGGTCGTGCGCGGTGAAAAGACCGCACCCGACGCGCTGGCCACCGCGATGGCGATCGGCAAGAAGATCGGCAAGGTCGCCGTGGTCGCGGGCGTTTGCGACGGCTTTATCGGCAACCGCATGCTGAAGCCGCGCCAGTTCGAAGCGATGAAGCTGCTGCTCGAAGGCGCGACGCCGGCACAGGTCGACAAGGTCCATGTCGAATTCGGCATGCCGATGGGCCCGTTCCAGATGAGCGACCTTGCCGGGGTCGACATCGGCTGGCACCGCGACCCGAACCGGATCGAAAGCATCCGCGACGCGCTCGCCGCCGAGGGCCGCTGGGGCCAGAAGAAGCAGGCAGGCTTCTATGACTATGACGACAAGCGCAATCCGTCGGAAAGCCCGCGCGTCGCCGAGATCATCGAAGAGTTCCGCAAGAAGGCGGGAGTCGAAAAGCGGGAGATCACCGATCAGGAGATCATCGAGCGCACGCTGTATCCGATGGTCAACGAAGGCGCTCTGATCCTCGCCGAAGGCAAGGCGCAGCGCGCGTCGGACATCGATGTCGTCTGGATCTATGGCTATGGCTGGCCGGTGTATCGCGGCGGCCCGATGTTCTGGGCGGGGCTTGAAGGCACCGACAAGATCGTCGCGGCGCTCGAGAAGCATGGATTTACCATCGCGCCGCTGCTGAAGGAAAAGGCAGACGCGAAGTCGGGTTTCTAA
- a CDS encoding aldo/keto reductase family protein codes for MQYRELGDSGIKVSAICLGSWLTYGVGVDDSEGRACVDAAFDSGINFIDTANIYGTGAAEEFLGRALKDRPRDSYVLATKLFFPMTETDRGLSAPQVAKQIDASLKRLRTDYVDLYQCHRYDNDTPIEETMEALSEVVRSGKARAIGFSEWTAEQIQGALDLVPPNVKFTSSQPQYSMLYRKHEPSVFPLCIENGIGQIVWSPMAQGVLSGKYKPGAAPPNDSRATSDDAHYMRHFLTDPVLEAVQKLAPVAARAGCSMAQFAIAWVLAQPGITSAIIGARNPAQLKETVVAGDLTIDPALLAEADAILKEVIIW; via the coding sequence TTGCAATATCGGGAACTCGGAGACAGCGGAATCAAGGTGTCGGCGATCTGCCTTGGCAGTTGGCTGACCTATGGCGTCGGCGTCGATGATAGCGAAGGCCGCGCGTGCGTCGATGCGGCGTTCGATTCGGGCATCAATTTCATCGATACCGCGAATATCTATGGCACCGGTGCCGCCGAGGAATTTCTGGGACGGGCGCTGAAGGATCGTCCGCGCGATTCCTATGTTCTCGCGACCAAGCTGTTCTTTCCGATGACCGAAACCGACCGTGGCCTGTCGGCACCGCAGGTCGCGAAGCAGATCGACGCGAGCCTGAAACGGCTCCGCACCGATTATGTCGACCTGTATCAATGCCACCGCTATGACAATGACACGCCGATCGAGGAAACGATGGAAGCGTTGTCGGAGGTGGTCCGCAGCGGCAAGGCGCGCGCGATCGGCTTTTCCGAATGGACCGCCGAACAGATACAAGGCGCACTCGACCTCGTCCCCCCGAACGTCAAATTCACGTCGAGCCAGCCGCAATATTCGATGCTCTATCGCAAGCACGAACCGAGCGTCTTTCCGCTGTGCATCGAAAACGGCATCGGTCAGATCGTATGGTCGCCGATGGCGCAGGGCGTGCTCAGCGGCAAATATAAGCCCGGCGCCGCGCCGCCCAACGACAGCCGCGCGACGAGCGACGATGCGCATTATATGCGCCATTTCCTGACCGATCCGGTTCTCGAAGCGGTGCAGAAGCTGGCACCCGTCGCGGCGCGTGCGGGATGCAGCATGGCGCAGTTCGCGATCGCGTGGGTGCTCGCCCAGCCAGGGATCACCAGCGCGATCATCGGCGCGCGCAACCCGGCGCAGCTTAAGGAAACGGTCGTCGCGGGCGATCTGACGATCGATCCGGCCTTGCTCGCCGAAGCCGACGCGATCCTGAAAGAGGTCATCATATGGTAG
- a CDS encoding RidA family protein — protein MADSSRRNHSSASPFEPVYGYSRAVRVGNRIDVAGCAPIEPDGSSTPGDAGAQAARCIAIIGEALEALGGSFADVVRTRMYITDAADADLVGRAHGSAFKNVRPASTMLVVPALIRPEWKVEIEAEAIIEK, from the coding sequence GTGGCTGATTCCAGCCGTCGCAACCATAGCTCGGCATCCCCGTTCGAACCCGTCTATGGCTACAGCCGCGCGGTTCGGGTGGGGAACCGCATCGACGTCGCGGGCTGCGCGCCGATCGAGCCCGATGGCAGCTCGACCCCCGGCGACGCCGGGGCACAGGCGGCGCGCTGCATCGCGATCATCGGCGAAGCGCTGGAAGCGCTCGGCGGCAGCTTCGCCGATGTCGTGCGCACGCGCATGTATATCACCGACGCCGCGGACGCCGACCTTGTCGGGCGCGCGCACGGATCGGCATTCAAAAATGTGCGTCCGGCATCGACGATGCTGGTTGTGCCCGCGCTGATCCGTCCCGAATGGAAAGTCGAAATCGAAGCCGAAGCTATTATCGAGAAGTGA
- a CDS encoding CoA-acylating methylmalonate-semialdehyde dehydrogenase, with the protein MRQIDHHIVGGAGGSSRFADVLDPNNGGVQAQVALGDRAVLDRAVAAAKAAQPAWAATNPQRRARVMFEFKRLVEANMNQLAEMLSNEHGKVIADSKGDIQRGLEVIEFCCGIPHVLKGEYTQGAGPGIDVYSMRQPIGIGAGITPFNFPAMIPLWMGGVATAVGNAFILKPSERDPSVPVRLSELFLEAGMPEGIFQTVHGDKEMVDAILDHPDIGAVSFVGSSDIAHYVYNRGVSNGKRVQAMGGAKNHGIVMPDADLDQVVNDLTGAAFGSAGERCMALPVVVPVGEDTANRLREKLIPAIEALRVGVSTDAEAHYGPVVTQAHKEKVEGWIAKCADEGAELVVDGRGFTLQGHEKGFFVGPTLFDHVTTDMESYKEEIFGPVLQIVRAPDFETALELPSKHQYGNGVAIFTRNGHAAREFAARVNVGMVGINVPIPVPVAYHTFGGWKRSAFGDTNQHGMEGVKFWTKVKTVTARWPDGSPDGGNAFVIPTMG; encoded by the coding sequence ATGCGACAGATCGACCATCACATCGTCGGCGGCGCCGGCGGCAGCAGCCGCTTCGCCGACGTCCTGGACCCCAACAACGGCGGCGTGCAGGCGCAGGTTGCGCTCGGCGACCGCGCCGTACTCGACCGCGCCGTTGCCGCCGCCAAAGCCGCCCAGCCCGCATGGGCCGCGACCAACCCGCAGCGCCGTGCGCGCGTGATGTTCGAATTCAAACGCCTCGTCGAAGCGAATATGAACCAGCTCGCCGAGATGCTGTCGAACGAACATGGCAAGGTCATCGCCGATTCGAAGGGCGACATTCAGCGTGGGCTTGAAGTCATCGAATTCTGTTGCGGCATACCGCATGTGCTCAAGGGCGAATATACGCAGGGCGCCGGTCCCGGCATCGACGTCTATTCGATGCGTCAGCCGATCGGTATCGGCGCGGGCATCACTCCGTTCAACTTCCCCGCGATGATCCCGCTGTGGATGGGCGGCGTCGCGACTGCGGTCGGCAACGCCTTCATCCTGAAGCCCAGCGAGCGCGATCCGTCAGTCCCCGTCCGCCTGTCGGAACTGTTCCTCGAGGCGGGCATGCCCGAAGGCATTTTCCAGACCGTTCATGGCGACAAGGAAATGGTCGACGCGATCCTCGACCATCCCGACATCGGCGCGGTCAGCTTCGTCGGCTCGTCGGACATCGCGCATTATGTCTACAACCGCGGTGTTTCGAACGGCAAGCGCGTGCAGGCGATGGGCGGCGCGAAGAACCACGGCATCGTCATGCCCGACGCCGACCTCGACCAGGTGGTGAACGACCTGACCGGCGCGGCCTTCGGTTCGGCGGGCGAACGCTGCATGGCGCTGCCCGTCGTGGTTCCCGTGGGCGAGGACACCGCGAACCGTCTGCGTGAGAAGCTGATTCCCGCGATCGAGGCGCTGCGCGTTGGCGTTTCGACCGATGCCGAGGCGCATTACGGCCCCGTGGTGACGCAGGCGCACAAGGAAAAGGTCGAGGGCTGGATCGCGAAATGCGCCGATGAAGGCGCCGAACTGGTCGTCGACGGCCGCGGCTTTACCTTGCAGGGTCACGAAAAGGGCTTCTTCGTCGGGCCGACGCTGTTCGACCATGTCACGACCGATATGGAATCGTACAAGGAAGAGATTTTCGGCCCGGTGCTGCAGATCGTCCGCGCGCCCGATTTCGAAACCGCGCTCGAACTCCCCAGCAAGCACCAGTATGGCAATGGCGTCGCCATCTTTACGCGCAACGGCCATGCCGCGCGCGAATTCGCCGCGCGCGTCAATGTCGGCATGGTTGGGATCAACGTACCGATCCCGGTGCCGGTCGCCTATCATACGTTCGGCGGCTGGAAACGCTCTGCGTTCGGCGACACCAACCAGCACGGCATGGAAGGCGTAAAGTTCTGGACCAAGGTCAAGACCGTAACGGCGCGCTGGCCCGACGGGTCGCCCGACGGCGGCAACGCCTTTGTCATCCCGACGATGGGCTGA
- a CDS encoding serine hydrolase, with protein sequence MVAHGFNTARLDRIPAFLEAKYVGPGRLPHAATLVSRRGEIAHQSVIGEARPGEALKEDAIFRIASMTKPITSVAFMMLVEEGKVALSTPLAKFCPEFNDTGVFVAGGGNVPFLTRPPTQPIRMVDLLRHTAGLTYGFQERTPVDAAYRKARIDDFDADYTMDSFIADLAKIPLQFDPGAHWNYSMATDVLGAVIERIEGKPFAQVLQERIFGPLGMVDTGFKVPADQQHRLADAYAFHPKEVKQDFDSGAKSRWAKDRSFHSGGGGLASTLHDYHRFCLMLLGGGKLGDTRIISRKTLDLMTSNHLPGGGDLTQHSVGIFSEDENAGVGFGLGFAVTLDPAAAGIPGSTGDYYWGGMFSTGFFVDPVEEICMVFMTQLMPSSTYPVRREVKTLVHAAIDD encoded by the coding sequence ATGGTAGCACATGGGTTCAACACGGCGCGGCTCGATCGCATCCCCGCCTTCCTCGAGGCCAAATATGTGGGTCCCGGTCGCCTGCCGCACGCCGCGACTTTGGTGTCGCGCCGCGGCGAGATCGCGCACCAGTCGGTCATCGGCGAAGCGCGGCCGGGCGAGGCGCTGAAAGAGGATGCGATCTTCCGCATCGCGAGCATGACCAAGCCGATCACCAGCGTCGCCTTCATGATGCTGGTCGAGGAAGGCAAGGTCGCGCTGTCGACCCCGCTCGCGAAATTCTGCCCGGAGTTCAACGATACCGGCGTCTTCGTCGCGGGCGGCGGCAATGTCCCATTTCTGACGCGTCCGCCGACGCAGCCGATCCGCATGGTCGACCTGCTGCGCCATACCGCGGGGCTGACCTATGGCTTTCAGGAACGCACCCCGGTCGATGCGGCATATCGCAAGGCGCGGATCGACGATTTCGACGCCGATTACACGATGGACAGCTTCATTGCCGATCTGGCGAAGATTCCGTTGCAGTTCGACCCCGGCGCGCACTGGAATTATTCGATGGCGACCGACGTGCTCGGCGCGGTGATCGAGCGCATCGAGGGCAAGCCGTTCGCGCAGGTGTTGCAGGAGCGCATCTTTGGCCCGCTCGGCATGGTCGACACCGGCTTCAAGGTGCCCGCCGACCAGCAACACCGACTGGCCGATGCCTATGCCTTCCATCCCAAAGAGGTGAAACAGGATTTCGACAGCGGGGCCAAGAGCCGCTGGGCGAAGGATCGCAGCTTTCATTCGGGCGGCGGCGGGCTCGCCTCGACGCTCCACGATTATCACCGCTTCTGTCTGATGCTGCTCGGCGGCGGCAAGCTTGGCGATACGCGGATCATCAGCCGCAAAACGCTCGACCTGATGACATCGAACCATCTGCCCGGCGGCGGCGACCTGACACAGCACAGCGTCGGCATCTTTTCCGAGGATGAGAATGCCGGAGTGGGTTTCGGGCTCGGATTCGCAGTGACCCTCGACCCGGCCGCCGCCGGCATTCCGGGCTCGACCGGCGATTATTATTGGGGCGGCATGTTCTCGACCGGCTTTTTTGTCGATCCGGTCGAAGAGATTTGCATGGTCTTCATGACCCAGCTCATGCCCTCCTCCACCTATCCCGTGCGGCGCGAGGTCAAGACCCTGGTCCACGCCGCGATCGACGATTGA
- a CDS encoding enoyl-CoA hydratase/isomerase family protein codes for MTTNITDDVLISTDVRVGRLSLNRPKAIHALNLPMCDAMIDALVKWRDDDAVEAVIIDHSEGRGFCAGGDIRMLAESGAKDGKEARLFFHTEYRLNHLLFTYPKPVVAFMDGITMGGGVGISQPAKYRVATEHTRFAMPETGIGLFPDVGGGWYLPRLEGRVGAYLALTGARLDGAECLALGLATHYLPSEKLADAKARIAVDPTRIGGILGELSVTAPPAAITQHIERINRLFASDTYEDILGALEADGGEWAIKELATLHGKSPQTCKVALRQLKEGGEMHDFAAQMTQEYAIGSRVVAMHDFIEGVRALIVDKDNSPKWNPPTAEAVTDDWIDAIFAPLPEAEKWTPLS; via the coding sequence ATGACCACCAATATAACTGACGATGTCCTGATCTCGACCGACGTCCGCGTCGGCCGCTTGTCGCTCAATCGTCCGAAGGCGATCCATGCGCTGAACCTGCCGATGTGCGACGCGATGATCGACGCTCTCGTGAAATGGCGGGATGACGACGCGGTCGAGGCGGTGATCATCGACCATAGCGAGGGCCGCGGTTTCTGCGCCGGCGGCGACATCCGCATGCTCGCGGAAAGCGGGGCGAAGGACGGCAAGGAAGCGCGCCTGTTCTTCCACACCGAATATCGCCTCAACCATCTGCTCTTCACTTATCCCAAGCCCGTCGTCGCGTTCATGGACGGCATCACGATGGGCGGCGGAGTCGGCATTTCGCAGCCGGCGAAATATCGTGTCGCGACCGAGCACACACGTTTTGCGATGCCGGAAACGGGGATCGGCCTGTTCCCCGACGTCGGCGGCGGCTGGTATCTGCCGCGGCTGGAAGGGCGCGTCGGCGCCTATCTCGCACTCACCGGTGCGCGGCTCGACGGCGCCGAGTGCCTCGCGCTCGGCCTTGCGACCCATTATCTGCCCTCGGAAAAGCTCGCCGACGCGAAGGCGCGGATCGCGGTCGACCCGACCCGCATCGGCGGCATATTGGGTGAACTGTCGGTTACCGCGCCGCCTGCGGCGATCACCCAGCATATCGAACGGATCAACCGCCTGTTCGCGAGCGACACCTATGAGGATATCCTCGGCGCGCTCGAAGCCGATGGCGGCGAATGGGCGATCAAGGAACTCGCGACGCTGCACGGCAAATCGCCGCAGACGTGCAAGGTCGCGCTGCGCCAGCTCAAGGAAGGCGGCGAAATGCACGACTTCGCAGCGCAGATGACGCAGGAATATGCGATCGGCAGCCGCGTTGTCGCGATGCATGATTTCATCGAGGGCGTACGTGCGCTGATCGTCGACAAGGACAACAGCCCGAAGTGGAATCCCCCGACCGCCGAGGCGGTCACCGACGACTGGATCGATGCGATCTTTGCGCCGCTGCCCGAAGCCGAGAAATGGACGCCGCTTAGCTGA
- a CDS encoding acyl-CoA dehydrogenase family protein, with protein MTDQFQLTDDQLAIQDMARKFTADRITPFAAEWDEKSHYPVEVWKAAGELGFGAIYVAEESGGIGLGRLEAALIMEAMAYGCPATSAYVSIHNMATWMIDRFGGAEIKARFLPELVSMEKIASYCLTEPGSGSDAAALKTTAKKDGDHYVLNGTKQFISGAGYNDIYVCMVRTSEEKSKGISCLVIEKDTPGLSFGAPEKKLGWNASPTAQVIFEDCRVPVENLVGAEGDGFRFAMAGLDGGRLNIGACSLGGAQRCLDEAIAYSKDRQQFGQPIADFQNTQFTLADMATDLEASRALLYLAAAKVTANAPDKSRFSAMAKRLATDNGSKIVNDALQLFGGYGYLRDYPIERFWRDLRVHSILEGTNQVMRMIVGRDLLRQ; from the coding sequence ATGACCGACCAGTTCCAGCTTACCGACGACCAGCTTGCCATCCAGGATATGGCGCGCAAATTCACCGCCGACCGCATCACGCCCTTTGCCGCCGAATGGGACGAGAAAAGCCATTATCCCGTCGAGGTGTGGAAGGCCGCGGGCGAGCTCGGCTTCGGCGCCATTTACGTCGCGGAGGAATCGGGCGGCATCGGCCTTGGCCGGCTCGAGGCGGCGCTGATCATGGAGGCGATGGCCTATGGCTGTCCCGCGACCAGCGCCTATGTCTCGATCCACAATATGGCGACCTGGATGATCGACCGCTTCGGCGGGGCCGAGATCAAGGCGCGCTTCTTGCCCGAACTCGTCAGCATGGAAAAAATCGCGAGCTATTGCCTGACCGAACCGGGCTCGGGCTCGGATGCCGCCGCGCTCAAGACGACCGCCAAGAAGGACGGCGACCATTATGTCCTGAACGGCACCAAACAGTTCATCTCGGGCGCGGGCTATAACGACATTTATGTCTGCATGGTCCGTACCTCGGAAGAAAAGTCGAAGGGCATAAGCTGCCTCGTCATCGAAAAGGACACGCCGGGCCTCAGCTTCGGTGCGCCCGAGAAAAAGCTCGGCTGGAACGCTTCCCCCACGGCGCAGGTGATCTTCGAGGATTGCCGCGTGCCGGTGGAAAATCTGGTCGGTGCCGAGGGCGACGGCTTTCGCTTCGCGATGGCGGGGCTCGACGGAGGCCGCCTCAACATCGGCGCCTGCTCCCTGGGCGGCGCACAGCGCTGCCTCGACGAGGCGATCGCCTATAGCAAGGACCGGCAACAGTTCGGGCAGCCGATCGCCGATTTCCAGAACACGCAATTCACCCTCGCCGATATGGCGACCGATCTCGAAGCGTCGCGCGCCTTGCTGTATCTCGCGGCCGCAAAGGTCACCGCGAATGCGCCCGACAAGTCGCGCTTCTCGGCGATGGCGAAGCGGCTCGCGACCGACAATGGCAGCAAGATCGTCAACGACGCGCTCCAGTTGTTCGGCGGCTATGGCTATCTTCGCGACTATCCGATCGAACGTTTCTGGCGCGACCTGCGCGTCCATTCGATCCTCGAAGGCACCAATCAGGTGATGCGGATGATCGTCGGAAGGGACCTGCTGCGCCAATGA
- a CDS encoding enoyl-CoA hydratase-related protein codes for MTYETLLVETRGAVTLVTLNRPQALNALNSGVLDDLIAAFAAFEADPGQRCAVLTGSGDKAFAAGADIKEMADKPASDFYLEDFFSKWTSDFVKKVRKPWIAAVNGFALGGGCELAMMADFIIASDKAKFGQPEIKLGVAPGMGGSQRLTRAIGKAKAMEMCLTGRMMDAAEAERSGLVARVVEHAALVDEAVKTATTIAAMPPMAAMVNKDMVNAAFETTLDQGLIYERRLFQILAATEDKAEGMAAFIEKREGVWKGR; via the coding sequence ATGACTTACGAAACCCTCCTCGTCGAAACGCGCGGGGCCGTCACCTTGGTGACGCTCAACCGCCCGCAGGCGCTCAATGCGCTGAACTCGGGCGTGCTTGACGATCTGATCGCAGCCTTTGCGGCGTTTGAAGCCGACCCCGGCCAGCGCTGCGCCGTCCTCACCGGTTCGGGCGACAAGGCCTTCGCGGCGGGCGCCGACATCAAGGAAATGGCCGATAAGCCGGCGTCCGATTTCTACCTCGAAGATTTCTTCTCGAAATGGACGAGCGATTTCGTGAAGAAGGTCCGCAAGCCGTGGATCGCCGCGGTGAACGGTTTCGCGCTGGGCGGCGGCTGCGAGCTGGCGATGATGGCCGACTTCATCATCGCGTCGGACAAGGCGAAGTTCGGCCAGCCCGAAATCAAGCTTGGCGTCGCGCCGGGCATGGGCGGGTCGCAGCGACTGACGCGCGCGATCGGCAAGGCGAAGGCAATGGAGATGTGCCTCACGGGCCGAATGATGGATGCCGCCGAGGCCGAGCGTTCGGGCCTCGTCGCCCGCGTCGTCGAACATGCGGCGCTGGTCGATGAAGCGGTGAAGACCGCGACGACGATTGCCGCAATGCCGCCGATGGCCGCGATGGTGAACAAGGACATGGTCAACGCCGCGTTCGAAACGACGCTTGACCAAGGGCTGATCTACGAACGCCGCCTGTTCCAGATTCTCGCCGCGACCGAAGACAAGGCAGAAGGAATGGCCGCCTTCATCGAAAAGCGCGAAGGCGTGTGGAAGGGTCGCTGA
- a CDS encoding I78 family peptidase inhibitor codes for MDIRLLAIAAVLPLAACTQERTPVESTPPPPEAEMTCKADAAQSYVGQTATPDLGGAILKAAGARTLRWGPPRSAMTMDYRVDRVNVMYDDAYKITQVTCG; via the coding sequence ATGGACATTCGCTTGCTCGCAATTGCCGCCGTTCTGCCGCTTGCGGCTTGTACGCAGGAACGGACACCCGTCGAATCGACCCCACCGCCGCCCGAAGCCGAAATGACGTGCAAGGCCGACGCCGCGCAATCCTATGTCGGTCAGACCGCGACCCCCGATCTCGGCGGCGCGATCCTGAAAGCCGCGGGCGCCCGCACACTGCGCTGGGGCCCACCGCGCTCGGCGATGACGATGGATTATCGTGTCGATCGCGTGAACGTCATGTACGACGACGCCTATAAGATCACGCAGGTCACCTGTGGCTGA